From a single Arachis hypogaea cultivar Tifrunner chromosome 3, arahy.Tifrunner.gnm2.J5K5, whole genome shotgun sequence genomic region:
- the LOC112786541 gene encoding LOW QUALITY PROTEIN: interactor of constitutive active ROPs 3-like (The sequence of the model RefSeq protein was modified relative to this genomic sequence to represent the inferred CDS: inserted 1 base in 1 codon): MQTPNPKTRNGGSSEVPQKVSPRAMRQLRPTGLDTDAVSSLSQANKMSKERSPKIADRRSPRSPVPERKRPSKISELESQVSQLQEDLRVVRDQLILSESSKKQAKQEAEDVKDQLLVLSAKLEDSQKQILELSATKELHDSELEKTIEEHECELEASRNRLSVDPAALASAMNEMQHLKAQLGLTANCETEQIQHIESADTELLSLKQNLSETLSLVEEMKNQLRNCKESEAQAQAMVNETLLQLEEANRTVDQLRTDAAKAVDGYNSIALELDESRARINSLEELASNHSGNSLIEGLKESEDPTPIEGEIHALKAEVARLRSAVETAETNYQEEQIRSTVQLRNAYELMEQIKSESNKKACDLEAELKAKKVEIEELKANLMDKETELQGIVEENENLSSKLDESIASKKENKLKXELNKLNECVAGLKADLMDKETTLQSISEENESLKSEINKSLSDGGKVSKEEAAAEVEAAKAAEREALAKLGIVMEEADRSNRKAARVAEQLEAAQAASSEMEAELRRLKVQSDQWRKAAEAAAAMLSAGNNGKITERTVSLDSNNYKRSPFGEHMMDDDDEYNRKKNGNMLKKIGVLWKKPQK; this comes from the exons ATGCAGACCCCTAACCCTAAGACAAG AAATGGCGGATCCTCTGAAGTTCCTCAGAAGGTTTCGCCGCGTGCGATGCGCCAACTAAGGCCCACCGGTCTAGACACAGACGCTGTATCATCGTTAAGCCAAGCTAATAAAATGTCAAAGGAAAGAAGCCCTAAGATCGCCGACCGCAGATCACCAAGAAGCCCTGTTCCAGAG AGGAAGCGCCCGAGCAAGATATCCGAATTGGAATCACAAGTTTCTCAACTTCAAGAGGATCTGAGGGTGGTAAGGGACCAGCTTATTCTGTCCGAATCGAGCAAGAAGCAAGCTAAGCAAGAGGCTGAGGATGTCAAGGATCAACTGTTAGTCCTATCTGCGAAACTCGAGGATTCGCAGAAGCAAATTCTAGAGCTCTCAGCTACTAAAGAACTTCATGATTCTGAGCTTGAAAAAACCATAGAGGAGCACGAATGCGAACTCGAGGCTTCTAGAAACCGGCTTTCAGTTGACCCTGCTGCACTTGCCTCTGCAATGAATGAAATGCAACATCTCAAGGCTCAGCTTGGACTGACAGCTAATTGTGAGACTGAACAAATCCAACACATCGAATCCGCGGACACAGAGCTGTTGAGCTTGAAGCAGAACTTGTCAGAAACTCTCTCTCTTGTGGAGGAAATGAAAAATCAATTAAGGAACTGCAAAGAATCTGAAGCTCAGGCCCAAGCTATGGTTAATGAGACTTTGTTGCAACTTGAGGAAGCTAATAGAACTGTAGATCAGCTAAGGACCGATGCTGCGAAGGCCGTTGATGGCTACAACTCCATTGCTTTAGAGTTAGATGAGTCTAGAGCAAGAATCAACTCGCTCGAGGAACTTGCGAGCAATCATTCTGGAAATTCTCTGATTGAAGGATTGAAAGAGAGCGAGGATCCTACTCCGATCGAAGGCGAAATTCATGCTTTGAAGGCCGAGGTTGCGCGACTAAGATCTGCTGTAGAAACTGCCGAAACTAATTACCAAGAAGAACAGATTCGAAGCACGGTGCAGCTTAGGAATGCCTATGAGTTGATGGAACAGATAAAATCTGAATCAAACAAGAAGGCATGCGATTTAGAAGCTGAATTGAAAGCGAAGAAAGTTGAAATCGAAGAGTTGAAAGCTAACTTGATGGACAAGGAAACTGAATTGCAAGGTATTGTGGAGGAAAATGAGAATTTGAGTTCAAAGCTTGATGAGAGCATTGCATCCAAAAAGGAGAACAAGCTTA AAGAACTTAACAAACTCAATGAATGTGTGGCCGGATTGAAGGCTGATCTGATGGACAAGGAGACAACACTGCAAAGCATATCCGAAGAGAACGAATCGCTGAAATCCGAAATCAACAAGAGCTTGTCAGATGGTGGCAAAGTTAGTAAAGAGGAGGCTGCAGCAGAAGTCGAGGCGGCTAAGGCTGCAGAGCGCGAGGCACTCGCGAAACTTGGGATTGTGATGGAGGAGGCGGATAGGAGCAACCGGAAGGCTGCGAGGGTGGCCGAGCAGCTGGAAGCAGCGCAGGCGGCCAGCTCGGAAATGGAAGCAGAGCTGAGGAGGCTGAAGGTGCAGTCTGATCAATGGAGGAAGGCAGCAGAGGCTGCGGCGGCTATGCTTTCGGCCGGAAACAATGGTAAGATCACAGAGAGAACTGTTTCTTTGGACAGCAACAACTATAAACGGTCACCATTTGGTGAACAcatgatggatgatgatgatgaatacaACAGAAAGAAAAATGGCAACATGCTTAAGAAGATTGGTGTGTTATGGAAGAAGCCTCAGAAATAA
- the LOC112786551 gene encoding dof zinc finger protein DOF2.1, producing MDPSSGQQNHQQMANNNNNQSLESMMLGCTKQEQQQEKKPRPQPEQALKCPRCDSTNTKFCYYNNYSLSQPRYFCKSCRRYWTKGGTLRNVPVGGGCRKNKRSCSSSSKRAQDQLPFNPDHNPLMNSLPPLSYDSEFTLALARLQKQTGGVHLGLDDHHDLSMLVNHTNTNTNTTTQQQQQQQQQGFLDALRSNGFNSNTMHSDLYYGGNGDMGEVYNEIMLPYEQEMSVETTQAVTVTTTKQELCNVSYNCNNTNNNNKVLWGFPWQINGETNMLGDIDLSRASWNGNGPLTTPLSWHGLLNSPLM from the exons ATGGATCCTTCTAGTGGACAACAGAACCACCAG CAAATGgcaaacaataataacaatcagTCACTAGAAAGCATGATGTTGGGTTGCACaaaacaagaacaacaacaagagaagaagccaaggccACAACCAGAACAAGCattgaaatgtccaagatgtgatTCAACAAACACAAAGTTCTGTTACTACAACAACTACAGTCTCTCACAGCCAAGGTACTTCTGCAAATCTTGCAGAAGGTACTGGACAAAAGGAGGAACATTGAGGAATGTTCCAGTAGGTGGAGGCTGCAGAAAGAACAAAAGATCATGTTCTTCTTCATCAAAGAGAGCTCAAGATCAATTACCCTTTAACCCAGATCATAACCCTCTCATGAATTCTCTCCCTCCATTGTCATATGACTCTGAATTCACACTTGCATTGGCTAGGCTCCAAAAACAAACAGGTGGTGTGCATCTTGGTCTTGATGACCACCATGATCTCTCAATGTTGGTGAACCACACTAACACTAACACCAACAccacaacacaacaacaacaacaacaacaacaacaaggatTCTTGGATGCACTTAGAAGCAATGGATTCAACAGCAACACCATGCATAGTGATTTGTACTATGGTGGAAATGGGGACATGGGTGAGGTTTATAATGAGATTATGCTTCCTTATGAGCAAGAAATGAGTGTTGAAACAACTCAAGCAGTTACTGTCACAACCACAAAGCAAGAACTCTGCAATGTTAGTTATAATtgcaataatactaataataataataaggttttGTGGGGTTTTCCATGGCAGATCAATGGAGAAACAAACATGCTTGGAGATATTGATTTATCAAGAGCAAGTTGGAATGGTAATGGTCCTCTCACTACTCCATTATCTTGGCATGGACTTCTCAATAGTCCCCTAATGtag